In one window of Leptospira sp. WS92.C1 DNA:
- a CDS encoding flagellar filament outer layer protein FlaA yields MKKKPFRKLGIIGNQNCIFFMILILFHLPISMGAQEKPSAEIWKQVVVENFESKEWGSKNLKTRLGEEYHPDIRISSLLLSPERNSTKSLLLEVPADKNQSFEIVWEQPWKTKGFVQEFQFHIYSSGSGASLYVLLRDSTLEVKKILITHLNYEGWKKIKVNVIRKIRQDDIVFSKQAPVEFLGLLYEAPFEMKRGSRDMFAIDDILAVVRDKNRMFYNDKILVR; encoded by the coding sequence ATGAAAAAAAAGCCCTTCCGTAAACTCGGAATCATCGGGAATCAAAATTGTATTTTTTTTATGATTCTCATTTTGTTCCATTTGCCCATTTCAATGGGCGCTCAAGAAAAACCGTCCGCAGAAATTTGGAAACAGGTAGTAGTCGAAAATTTTGAATCCAAGGAATGGGGTTCTAAGAATCTCAAAACCCGTTTAGGAGAAGAATATCATCCCGACATCAGAATTTCCTCTCTCTTACTCAGCCCCGAACGAAACTCAACCAAAAGTCTTCTCTTGGAAGTTCCCGCGGATAAAAATCAATCTTTCGAAATCGTTTGGGAACAACCTTGGAAAACAAAAGGATTCGTCCAAGAATTTCAGTTTCATATCTATTCATCTGGATCGGGCGCGTCTTTGTATGTTTTGCTTCGGGATTCCACTTTAGAAGTTAAGAAAATTCTAATCACACATCTCAATTACGAAGGATGGAAAAAAATCAAAGTCAATGTGATCCGAAAAATCAGACAGGACGATATCGTTTTTTCAAAACAAGCTCCGGTCGAATTTTTGGGTCTTCTCTATGAGGCGCCGTTTGAAATGAAACGAGGTTCCAGAGATATGTTTGCGATCGACGACATTCTCGCGGTCGTTCGAGACAAGAATCGGATGTTTTATAACGATAAAATTTTGGTTCGATAA
- a CDS encoding TetR/AcrR family transcriptional regulator, giving the protein MPPKQRFDREQILIAAMRIAEAETVANITVRKVGESLGGSSQPIYSYFQTIEKLTQEVRKEIYERVLEYTKVEYTNSPFLNIGVGFVVFARENPNLFRSLFLDANAAKTFTQKLIIFAEHRVSDEPLFQSINKSELRQLALSRWVYVYGFASLVNVGIVKNPTDDEIIKNIRTTGLPMIRRAYIQSKKKNRS; this is encoded by the coding sequence ATGCCGCCTAAGCAGCGCTTTGACAGAGAACAAATTTTAATAGCGGCCATGCGGATTGCCGAGGCTGAAACCGTTGCGAACATCACCGTGCGCAAAGTTGGGGAATCTTTGGGCGGATCCTCTCAACCCATTTACAGCTATTTTCAAACCATCGAAAAGCTGACCCAGGAAGTTCGAAAGGAAATTTACGAACGAGTTCTCGAATATACCAAAGTTGAATATACCAATTCTCCGTTTTTGAATATCGGAGTCGGATTTGTGGTTTTTGCCAGAGAGAATCCGAACTTATTCCGGAGTTTGTTTTTGGATGCGAACGCAGCGAAAACGTTCACTCAGAAGCTGATCATTTTTGCGGAACACAGGGTCAGTGACGAGCCGCTTTTTCAATCCATAAACAAGTCGGAACTTCGGCAGCTCGCTCTGAGCCGCTGGGTCTATGTTTACGGTTTTGCTTCGCTCGTAAATGTCGGCATCGTCAAAAATCCGACCGACGATGAGATTATCAAAAATATCAGAACTACGGGTCTGCCTATGATACGCAGAGCCTATATTCAAAGTAAAAAAAAGAATCGATCCTAA
- a CDS encoding PaaI family thioesterase: MQTDIQDRTDSNRWLKVFYKTDTFGNLLGAKAISVSRTECVYEYEVQNVHLNPNGILHGGILFSVMDSCQGGFIHFFLDPIYKYAATGTATIRYLKPIQSGSVRIRSTLKEQKRRRLVIVSHVYDEEGAEIAVLEEIWIAIPKERTDDSV, translated from the coding sequence ATGCAAACAGACATTCAGGATAGGACGGATTCGAACCGATGGTTGAAGGTCTTTTATAAGACGGACACATTTGGAAATCTTCTCGGGGCGAAAGCGATTTCGGTTTCCAGAACGGAATGTGTTTACGAATACGAGGTCCAGAACGTTCACTTAAACCCGAACGGAATTTTGCACGGTGGAATTCTTTTCAGCGTTATGGACAGCTGTCAGGGCGGGTTCATTCATTTTTTCTTGGATCCGATCTACAAGTATGCGGCGACCGGAACGGCTACGATTCGTTATCTGAAACCGATTCAATCCGGCAGTGTTCGAATCCGTTCGACTTTGAAAGAGCAGAAACGAAGACGTTTGGTCATCGTTTCTCATGTCTACGATGAAGAAGGAGCAGAGATCGCTGTTCTCGAAGAAATCTGGATCGCCATCCCGAAAGAAAGGACGGACGACTCGGTTTGA
- a CDS encoding ATP-binding protein, translating into MILSKIRHFFKPPFFSDAEKDFSVRLMYGIMIACLAVVLSYRILHPIFAEKPKAIYITAYLVPLAVFICHLIAKSGRILLAAHFLIGIEWLSIFIVMLREGATQTVVFPFCLILILISALLLGNRAAYFYTFLSILFFSFSAYLIHIGVVRPMETHNGPWSALLGEISAFVLVAILTRYTLSGFHKVKAELSEVQRYAKLGGWSLNIETLELILTKEFQILLGEPFATESKSMSLMTYLDTYVVEEDKIRILSAFQESLPKTEDPQHSAEIIYQVKGTDGRNRFLLVKGRFRDSILGFGTAQDITEKHLAEEALRPTQEIYSKVFTMSPISTTISTVEEGKYIEVNDSFLTMFGYTREETIGKTSLELNIWPNQEVRKEYLDRLLRERILLDQELILQGKDGKVIHAECYSMFAEINGKTCVINLVKDISAKKEAEALRRLNKEISDQKALIERQNQELEEILQNLKKTQNQLIVSEKMAALGQLVAGIAHEINNPIGVIKASNDSIRSYFETATNRLSETTERIQNLKTAEFEEFQSFLKKGMSDREIVATKEARIKIKELESKLKKRGFENSHSVAQDLVECGLEFATEEFPRLFSVSNVQPIINFALQEILAAKSSKLIDMSVNRTSKIVYALRKFTHWSSEGVKTSVVLQDSIETVLTIYQNQLKVGVEIHKEYEDIPPIQGYADDLIHVWTNLIYNAAQAMSFKGTLGIKVSRISTNEVEVRISDTGPGIPLEIQDRIFEPFFTTKAPGEGSGLGLDIAKRIIETQSGSMTFETSPSGTSFIVRLPIS; encoded by the coding sequence ATGATTTTATCAAAAATACGTCACTTTTTTAAACCTCCTTTTTTTTCCGATGCGGAAAAGGATTTTTCCGTTCGGTTGATGTATGGAATCATGATCGCGTGTTTGGCGGTCGTATTATCATATCGGATTCTTCATCCGATTTTTGCGGAGAAACCGAAAGCAATTTATATCACTGCATATCTGGTTCCTTTAGCGGTTTTCATTTGTCATCTGATCGCTAAAAGTGGCAGGATTCTTTTAGCCGCTCATTTTTTAATCGGAATCGAATGGTTGTCGATCTTTATCGTAATGCTGAGAGAGGGCGCCACTCAAACCGTCGTTTTTCCTTTTTGTCTGATTCTAATTTTGATTTCCGCGCTTCTTCTCGGAAATAGGGCGGCCTATTTCTACACGTTTTTATCGATTCTGTTTTTCTCATTCAGCGCTTATCTCATTCACATCGGAGTCGTCCGTCCGATGGAAACGCATAACGGACCTTGGTCCGCACTATTGGGGGAAATTTCTGCATTTGTTCTTGTGGCGATTTTGACGAGATATACATTATCCGGTTTTCATAAGGTAAAGGCGGAATTATCCGAAGTTCAACGTTATGCGAAATTGGGTGGATGGAGTCTGAATATTGAAACTTTGGAACTCATTCTTACCAAAGAATTTCAAATTCTTTTAGGAGAACCTTTTGCCACCGAATCCAAAAGCATGTCCCTTATGACTTATCTCGATACGTATGTCGTCGAAGAGGATAAAATTCGGATTCTTTCCGCGTTTCAGGAAAGTCTTCCCAAAACGGAGGATCCGCAACATTCCGCGGAGATAATCTATCAGGTCAAAGGAACGGACGGTAGAAATCGTTTTCTTTTGGTAAAGGGAAGATTCCGTGATTCTATTCTCGGATTCGGAACCGCTCAGGATATTACCGAAAAACATTTGGCCGAGGAAGCGTTGCGACCGACTCAAGAAATTTATTCCAAGGTGTTTACGATGAGTCCGATTTCGACGACGATCTCAACAGTGGAAGAGGGGAAATACATCGAAGTAAACGACAGTTTTCTTACCATGTTCGGATATACGAGAGAGGAAACGATCGGTAAGACAAGTTTGGAACTGAATATCTGGCCGAATCAGGAAGTAAGAAAAGAATATCTGGATCGATTGTTGCGGGAGCGAATTCTCCTAGATCAGGAATTGATTCTCCAAGGTAAGGACGGAAAAGTAATCCACGCGGAATGTTACAGCATGTTTGCGGAAATCAACGGAAAAACATGCGTGATCAATCTTGTGAAAGACATCTCCGCCAAAAAAGAAGCCGAAGCGTTACGTAGATTAAACAAAGAAATTTCGGATCAAAAGGCTTTGATTGAAAGACAAAATCAGGAATTGGAGGAAATTCTTCAGAATCTAAAAAAGACTCAGAATCAGTTGATCGTTTCCGAGAAAATGGCCGCCTTGGGACAGTTAGTCGCCGGAATCGCGCACGAGATCAACAATCCGATCGGTGTGATCAAGGCGTCTAACGATTCGATTCGAAGCTATTTTGAAACCGCTACAAATCGACTTTCGGAGACAACGGAGAGGATTCAAAATTTAAAAACCGCCGAGTTTGAAGAGTTTCAATCCTTTTTGAAAAAAGGAATGTCGGATCGAGAGATTGTTGCTACGAAAGAAGCGAGAATTAAAATCAAGGAACTGGAATCAAAACTAAAGAAAAGAGGTTTTGAAAACTCGCATTCCGTGGCGCAGGATCTTGTGGAATGCGGTTTGGAATTTGCAACGGAGGAATTTCCGCGACTATTCTCCGTATCAAATGTTCAACCGATCATAAATTTCGCACTTCAGGAAATTCTAGCCGCAAAAAGTTCCAAACTGATCGATATGTCAGTGAATCGAACTTCGAAGATCGTGTATGCTTTGCGAAAGTTCACACACTGGAGTTCGGAGGGAGTCAAAACTTCCGTTGTTCTTCAAGATAGCATTGAAACCGTTTTGACAATCTATCAAAACCAATTGAAAGTGGGTGTTGAAATTCATAAGGAATACGAAGACATTCCGCCAATTCAAGGTTATGCGGACGATCTGATACACGTCTGGACCAATTTGATTTACAACGCTGCACAAGCGATGTCTTTTAAAGGAACCCTTGGCATCAAAGTCTCCCGTATCAGTACAAATGAAGTAGAGGTAAGAATTTCGGATACCGGTCCCGGAATTCCTCTCGAGATTCAAGATAGAATTTTTGAACCCTTTTTCACAACAAAAGCTCCGGGAGAAGGATCGGGTTTGGGTCTTGACATCGCAAAACGAATCATAGAAACCCAGTCAGGTTCTATGACGTTTGAAACTTCTCCATCCGGCACTTCGTTTATCGTTCGGCTGCCGATCTCCTGA
- a CDS encoding response regulator: MLQALELELYQWIQKDPQFFQLIQNYALEGMWILDLSPTRTLWCNPKFLSTLGYDRKEIPEFKKYKDLFPEKTLERISEIIKSTPRGDDPIEQILSFYSKNERMVYLKSHFKIVYDPDGNPFRLLGAAEFPEITSHSVEFKDFEIHLRSILDNLPALIGYWDKNLINGFANNAHLNWFGIDPKHILGKHIREVIGEQLYKENSLYIEGVLLGQEQRFEIIIPMPDGKSSKHTLANYIPDMRNGALAGFYMIVNDVTPIREATELLRKSEIELNTLFEALPVGVTLLDQNNKIVKVNPMLEKILLISKEGIAQERYKERTFINSDGRRLESYELPSQRARTEKTVVKEVIGILREDKSVTWTRVTALPIDLPDYSVMVITHDITESKNFESELIRAKALLEQTSKLVRIGAWDANLKNGIGTWSAVTKEMHEVAPDYIPSIDTGIQFIKEGESRNKLLEALNRLIQDGIPYDIEMQLITAKGNELWVRSVANGEFENGVCIRIYGALYDIDERKKAEIALFNERSRLLAFVEHAPAAVAMFDTEIKYIAVSQRWLLEYHLQEKEILGLSHYEVFPNISQEWKEIHQRCLSGEILKNDEDIWRPEGWDQDQYLRWEVRPWYQLDGSIGGIMMFTQDITESCLQREELKRAKILAEKGNLAKSDFLANMSHEIRTPLNGIIGFTDLLMRTQLDPTQHQYMMTIYQSAVALLDIVNDILDFSKIEAGKLELSYETTDLWELGSQIVNIIKFQAHKKDLEVLINISSKVPKLVNADSIRLRQIIVNLFGNSVKFTEEGEIEFKIEVIQKLSKTETLFRFSVRDTGIGIATENQKRIFEAFSQEDASTTRRFGGTGLGLTISNQLLAMMGSKLELTSELGKGSTFFFDLKLEVVETDRDVDWPNLEKIRNVLVVDDNDNNRKILEDMLYLRNIPCELVKSGTEAIDRISSGQRYDIILMDYHMPFMDGLETAKVIREKLELSETEQPIVLLSSASDDADTIEKSNQIGIKEVITKPIYIQQLYDLLARNQILNRPSISVSEKKSREQIPSLENKKSIKILIVEDNPVNMLLTQSIVKRILPAAKTIEARNGLEALEKNLQEMPDLIFMDIQMPDMNGYEATKAIRSLKIGHHVPIIALTAGIVSGEREKCIEAGMDDYVSKPAIQADFTKVILKWLG; the protein is encoded by the coding sequence ATGTTACAAGCTTTGGAACTCGAACTTTATCAATGGATTCAGAAAGATCCGCAATTCTTTCAATTGATTCAAAACTACGCGCTCGAAGGAATGTGGATCCTCGATCTAAGCCCTACCCGCACGTTATGGTGCAATCCGAAATTTTTATCCACGCTTGGTTACGATCGAAAGGAAATCCCCGAATTTAAGAAGTATAAGGATTTGTTTCCGGAGAAAACTTTGGAACGGATCTCAGAAATCATCAAATCCACTCCTCGCGGTGATGATCCCATTGAACAAATTCTATCTTTTTATTCTAAAAACGAAAGAATGGTATATCTCAAATCTCATTTCAAGATCGTATACGACCCTGACGGAAATCCGTTTCGTTTATTGGGAGCCGCCGAATTTCCGGAGATCACATCTCATTCGGTAGAATTTAAGGACTTTGAAATTCATCTTCGATCCATCTTGGATAACCTCCCCGCCTTAATCGGCTATTGGGATAAAAACCTGATCAATGGTTTTGCAAACAACGCGCATCTCAATTGGTTCGGGATCGATCCGAAGCATATTCTCGGAAAACATATCCGCGAAGTTATCGGTGAACAACTCTACAAGGAAAATTCTCTGTATATAGAAGGAGTTCTTCTCGGACAAGAACAACGATTTGAAATCATCATACCGATGCCCGACGGTAAATCGTCTAAGCATACTTTGGCGAATTATATTCCGGATATGAGAAACGGAGCTCTTGCCGGTTTTTATATGATCGTAAACGATGTCACCCCCATTCGAGAAGCGACGGAACTATTGAGAAAAAGCGAAATCGAACTCAACACTCTTTTTGAAGCGCTTCCCGTCGGAGTCACCTTGCTCGATCAAAATAATAAAATTGTCAAAGTCAATCCGATGTTGGAAAAGATTCTCCTGATCTCCAAGGAAGGAATCGCGCAAGAACGCTACAAAGAACGAACTTTTATAAACTCTGACGGACGCAGACTCGAATCCTACGAGCTTCCGAGTCAAAGAGCCAGAACGGAAAAAACCGTCGTTAAAGAAGTGATCGGAATTCTAAGAGAAGATAAATCCGTCACTTGGACAAGAGTCACAGCTCTTCCGATCGATCTGCCGGATTATTCGGTTATGGTCATCACTCATGACATCACGGAGAGTAAGAACTTTGAAAGCGAATTGATTCGTGCAAAAGCGCTTCTCGAACAAACAAGCAAACTTGTTCGAATCGGAGCCTGGGATGCGAATTTAAAAAACGGAATCGGCACTTGGTCCGCGGTGACCAAAGAGATGCACGAAGTGGCCCCCGATTATATTCCCTCAATCGATACCGGAATTCAATTTATCAAGGAAGGCGAAAGCAGAAACAAATTACTGGAAGCACTCAATCGTCTGATCCAAGACGGAATTCCATACGATATCGAAATGCAACTGATCACCGCAAAAGGAAACGAACTTTGGGTCAGATCCGTAGCAAACGGAGAATTTGAAAACGGAGTTTGTATTCGAATTTACGGAGCGCTTTACGATATCGACGAAAGAAAAAAGGCGGAAATCGCACTCTTTAATGAAAGATCGCGACTCCTAGCGTTCGTGGAACACGCGCCTGCCGCGGTCGCGATGTTCGATACCGAAATCAAATATATCGCGGTAAGCCAGAGATGGTTGCTGGAATATCATCTTCAAGAAAAAGAAATCTTAGGTTTGTCTCATTACGAAGTATTTCCGAATATTTCGCAGGAATGGAAGGAGATTCATCAACGTTGCTTATCGGGAGAGATTCTTAAAAACGACGAGGACATCTGGAGACCGGAAGGCTGGGATCAGGATCAGTATCTTCGCTGGGAAGTCAGACCTTGGTATCAACTCGACGGCTCGATCGGAGGAATCATGATGTTTACCCAAGACATCACCGAAAGCTGTCTTCAAAGAGAAGAACTCAAAAGGGCCAAGATTCTCGCCGAAAAAGGCAATCTTGCAAAATCGGACTTTCTCGCGAATATGAGTCATGAAATCAGAACCCCTCTCAACGGAATTATAGGATTTACCGATCTATTGATGCGCACTCAATTGGATCCCACACAACATCAATATATGATGACGATCTATCAATCGGCAGTCGCCCTTTTGGATATTGTCAATGATATATTAGATTTTTCTAAAATTGAAGCCGGTAAACTGGAACTTTCCTATGAGACAACGGATCTCTGGGAACTCGGAAGTCAAATTGTAAATATCATTAAATTTCAAGCCCATAAAAAAGATCTGGAAGTATTGATCAATATATCTTCAAAAGTTCCGAAACTCGTAAACGCGGACAGTATTCGATTGAGACAAATTATCGTGAATTTATTTGGAAACTCGGTCAAATTTACGGAGGAAGGCGAGATTGAATTCAAAATCGAAGTAATACAAAAACTCTCCAAAACCGAAACGTTATTCCGTTTTTCGGTGCGAGACACTGGAATCGGAATCGCAACCGAAAATCAAAAAAGAATTTTTGAGGCTTTCTCACAAGAGGACGCTTCTACAACGAGGAGATTCGGAGGAACGGGTCTTGGTTTGACGATCTCGAATCAGTTGCTCGCGATGATGGGAAGCAAACTGGAATTGACCAGTGAACTCGGAAAAGGAAGCACGTTTTTTTTCGATTTAAAGCTGGAAGTAGTGGAAACGGATCGGGACGTAGATTGGCCGAATCTGGAAAAAATCAGAAACGTTCTCGTGGTCGACGACAACGATAACAATCGAAAAATACTCGAAGATATGTTATATTTACGTAATATTCCTTGCGAACTCGTAAAAAGCGGAACGGAGGCGATCGATCGGATTTCCTCCGGTCAAAGATACGACATCATTCTGATGGATTATCATATGCCGTTTATGGACGGACTTGAAACAGCAAAAGTCATTCGGGAAAAATTAGAGCTTTCCGAAACCGAACAACCGATCGTTTTATTGAGCAGCGCATCCGACGATGCGGATACGATAGAAAAATCGAATCAAATCGGAATCAAAGAGGTGATCACCAAACCGATTTATATCCAACAGCTCTACGACCTACTTGCGAGAAACCAGATTCTGAATAGACCGTCGATATCCGTTTCCGAAAAAAAATCCCGCGAACAAATCCCTTCTTTAGAAAATAAAAAGTCGATCAAAATTCTCATCGTCGAAGACAATCCGGTCAATATGCTTCTCACTCAAAGCATCGTAAAACGAATCCTACCGGCGGCAAAAACAATCGAAGCCCGTAACGGTCTCGAAGCGTTGGAAAAAAATCTGCAGGAGATGCCCGATTTGATTTTTATGGATATTCAAATGCCGGATATGAACGGTTACGAAGCTACAAAAGCGATCCGGAGTTTGAAAATCGGGCATCATGTTCCGATCATTGCTCTTACCGCAGGAATTGTTTCCGGAGAAAGGGAAAAGTGTATCGAAGCGGGAATGGACGACTATGTGAGCAAGCCGGCAATTCAGGCGGATTTTACCAAGGTCATCCTAAAATGGCTGGGGTAA
- a CDS encoding MarR family winged helix-turn-helix transcriptional regulator, with product MVRKVEPMISKKLTKKESSIPTQEELLIVGLGCLNFNLKRASRAVSQYFDHVLDRVGLTSHRFNILMTLGTTEGMELAPMADLLVMDRTTLLRNLEPLESLGYIQDIPSDNKRARKVALTSAGWNALRLAYPAWREAHDRVVKNIGVSEWKILIKGLRTVSKKRIFEK from the coding sequence ATGGTCAGAAAAGTGGAACCAATGATTTCTAAAAAGTTAACCAAAAAGGAATCTTCGATACCCACTCAGGAAGAACTTCTGATCGTAGGTCTGGGATGTCTCAACTTCAATTTGAAAAGGGCATCCCGGGCGGTATCTCAATACTTTGATCATGTGCTGGATCGGGTCGGTCTGACTTCTCATCGTTTTAATATCCTTATGACTCTCGGAACAACGGAAGGAATGGAACTCGCTCCGATGGCGGATCTTCTCGTTATGGATCGGACTACTCTTCTGAGAAATCTGGAGCCTCTCGAATCCCTGGGTTATATCCAAGACATTCCTTCGGATAACAAAAGGGCTCGAAAAGTCGCTTTGACTTCCGCAGGTTGGAACGCTCTCCGACTTGCCTATCCCGCCTGGAGGGAGGCTCATGATCGAGTCGTTAAAAATATAGGAGTTTCGGAATGGAAAATTTTGATCAAGGGACTTCGAACGGTTTCTAAAAAAAGAATATTCGAAAAATAA
- a CDS encoding acyl-CoA thioesterase: MLSIMENRELSPSGLYRIRFQDCDPFGHLNNARYMDYFLEAREDHLRDFYGFDLFEHASMEVKSWVVTRAQIAYLEPAKQSEQVKIVTRLVASTDGSIRNEDLMYDQTGKRLKAIVWIDFAFVDLKKGRAIRHGEDLIRFFDSVLYRDAGLENGNFEERVREMRRTMAPGMDAIPA, translated from the coding sequence ATGCTTTCTATTATGGAGAATCGTGAATTATCCCCCTCCGGTCTTTACCGGATTCGTTTTCAGGATTGTGATCCTTTTGGTCACCTTAACAACGCGCGTTATATGGATTATTTTTTAGAGGCAAGAGAAGACCATCTCAGGGATTTTTACGGGTTTGATCTATTTGAACACGCTTCGATGGAAGTGAAATCCTGGGTGGTGACCAGGGCTCAGATTGCATATCTGGAACCGGCAAAACAAAGCGAACAGGTAAAGATCGTAACCCGTCTTGTGGCAAGTACGGACGGAAGTATTCGAAACGAAGATCTAATGTATGATCAAACGGGCAAACGTCTGAAAGCGATCGTTTGGATCGATTTTGCTTTTGTGGATCTTAAAAAGGGAAGAGCGATTCGGCACGGCGAGGATTTGATTCGTTTTTTTGATTCTGTTCTTTATAGAGATGCAGGTCTTGAAAACGGAAATTTTGAGGAGCGTGTAAGAGAGATGAGACGCACTATGGCTCCAGGGATGGACGCGATCCCGGCTTAA
- a CDS encoding DNA alkylation repair protein, producing the protein MDQITSKKEIKNRIETIIKDQNDKTVFIQRINSEILQKKVKFPLLEYAAQEIQSKISETKQIEFTNQIIDLRQMGGYVIAGMILQLRSDKHLDESLGKAVEYMILGNEWYVCDIIGERVMGYSLLKNPKHTIPILKTFIFYDNSWVTRSVGVATHYAVKKGLRKKYVEEMFRLLLTQSGTKDFHTKKGIGWAVKTIAKFHPDIIQKFDHTLTNDSDINPFFKTKIRIGLSRSSKYASKYSD; encoded by the coding sequence ATGGATCAAATCACCTCCAAAAAAGAAATCAAAAACAGAATCGAAACAATTATAAAAGATCAGAACGACAAAACCGTTTTTATCCAAAGAATCAATTCGGAAATCTTACAAAAGAAAGTAAAGTTCCCTTTGTTGGAATATGCAGCCCAGGAAATTCAGTCTAAAATTTCCGAAACAAAACAAATCGAATTTACGAATCAAATTATCGATCTGCGGCAGATGGGTGGTTATGTAATTGCCGGAATGATATTGCAACTTCGTTCGGACAAACATTTGGATGAATCTCTGGGCAAAGCGGTCGAATATATGATTTTGGGAAACGAATGGTATGTCTGCGATATTATCGGAGAACGAGTGATGGGATATTCCCTTTTGAAAAATCCGAAACATACGATTCCGATTTTAAAAACATTCATTTTTTATGATAATAGCTGGGTTACTCGATCGGTGGGAGTCGCAACACACTATGCGGTCAAAAAAGGACTTAGGAAAAAATATGTAGAAGAAATGTTTCGTCTGCTTTTAACGCAGTCGGGCACAAAAGACTTTCATACAAAAAAAGGAATCGGTTGGGCTGTAAAAACAATCGCCAAATTTCATCCGGATATCATTCAAAAATTCGATCATACTTTGACAAACGATTCCGACATCAATCCATTCTTCAAAACTAAAATCCGAATCGGTCTAAGCCGCTCCTCCAAATATGCCTCAAAATATTCGGATTAA
- a CDS encoding radical SAM protein, producing MPQNIRIKNILNKTKRRDPWFLEDYTINPYSGCSFNCLYCYVPGNKYGIHIEDKLSIKSNAAEVLDRQLNARAKKNQYGIILLSSATDPYLHFEKTEKITRDLLKVILKYKFPVHIITKSDLIIRDFDILKEIENAAILPDDLQNKLDRKVFITFSFSNLNDEIAKIFEPGATPPSRRLSVLKETLQNGFFSGVSLMPLLPHITDTGENLDFMFKTFCDAGIRYIFPASLTLFGNTTSDSKTLIFKTVEKHYPHLMDKYRKFFLNSYEMPTYYREALRVKTKELCRKYDLKRGILDYD from the coding sequence ATGCCTCAAAATATTCGGATTAAAAACATATTAAACAAAACCAAACGCAGAGACCCCTGGTTTCTGGAGGATTATACGATCAATCCTTACAGCGGCTGCTCTTTCAATTGTCTCTATTGTTACGTTCCTGGAAACAAATACGGAATTCATATAGAAGATAAACTTTCGATCAAATCGAATGCTGCGGAAGTATTGGATAGGCAGCTGAACGCGCGAGCAAAAAAGAATCAATATGGAATCATACTGCTTTCGTCCGCGACAGATCCATACTTACATTTTGAAAAAACGGAAAAAATTACCAGGGATCTACTTAAGGTCATTCTAAAATACAAATTCCCGGTTCATATCATTACAAAATCCGATTTGATCATTCGTGATTTTGACATTCTAAAAGAAATCGAAAACGCGGCGATTCTGCCGGATGACCTACAAAACAAACTCGATCGCAAAGTTTTCATCACATTCTCCTTTTCTAATTTGAATGACGAAATCGCAAAAATATTCGAACCGGGCGCGACTCCTCCAAGCAGGCGTTTATCTGTATTGAAAGAGACACTTCAAAACGGTTTTTTTAGCGGAGTCAGTTTGATGCCGTTGCTTCCTCATATCACGGACACCGGAGAGAATCTGGATTTTATGTTCAAAACGTTTTGTGACGCGGGAATTCGATATATTTTTCCGGCGAGCCTGACTCTTTTCGGAAACACAACATCGGATAGTAAAACCCTTATCTTCAAAACAGTAGAAAAACACTATCCCCATCTGATGGACAAATATCGGAAATTCTTTTTAAACAGCTATGAAATGCCCACGTATTACAGAGAAGCGCTACGAGTTAAAACAAAAGAACTTTGCCGCAAATACGATTTAAAAAGGGGAATTTTGGATTATGACTGA
- a CDS encoding TIGR04452 family lipoprotein, whose amino-acid sequence MKLIFGLMLFSAFMNCLLLDSMGLETRYKGSEARQRITDGVNKISAARKAAGFVDTPEEAIVFLLAPDLAGIEEDKYYQKVRIDDCYKRIVSIQGVFISPLLPILFECNLKPDGILLQDE is encoded by the coding sequence ATGAAACTTATTTTCGGACTGATGCTCTTTTCTGCGTTTATGAATTGTTTGTTGCTCGACTCGATGGGATTGGAAACGAGATATAAAGGCAGCGAAGCGAGACAAAGGATTACCGATGGAGTCAATAAAATATCCGCTGCAAGAAAAGCGGCCGGGTTTGTGGATACTCCGGAAGAGGCGATCGTTTTTCTTTTAGCTCCGGATCTTGCGGGAATCGAAGAGGATAAATACTATCAGAAGGTGAGAATCGATGATTGTTATAAAAGAATCGTTTCGATACAAGGCGTTTTTATCTCTCCCTTGCTTCCGATTTTATTCGAATGCAATCTAAAACCCGACGGAATTTTACTTCAAGACGAATGA